In Drosophila miranda strain MSH22 chromosome XR, D.miranda_PacBio2.1, whole genome shotgun sequence, the genomic window ATGATGACGTCGTCCCCTTGCTCCACCTCTTCATTGGTGAGGGACTTGAAGTCGAGCAGATAGCTCTTGGCGTCCACTTGGTACAGCTGCAGCGACATCTTCGAGAACTTGCCCGTCTTCACGTTCTGCCGCCTCACACGGACATGATACGGATTGATGATCTTCCACTCGTAGTTGAGCGCCTTCATGGCCCGGTACACCTCCAGCATTATGTCGTTGGGCTTGCTCTGCGATCGTATGCCCAAATGCCACTTGGCCCGCTTGATGGGTGTACCGCCGCGCGCCGTCTTCTCGGGGAAGGCAGCGCCGCCCGAGTTCTGCACGGACATTGCCAGCTGGCGGTCGCGCATCGGTGCGATCCTCTCCGGATGCGGTCGTATGGCGGCCAGAACGCTGCTGCTCGGCGGCGCCACTCCGGGTGGCACAGGCGTGGCGCTGCCCGAACTGGCGGCCGTTCCGCCGCCCACAGTTACCGTGGCCAGAGGCGTCTGGCCGGAGGCATGTCCTGGGGTCTCGTGCGATGCATGGGTGGCGattggcggcggcggcggggaCCCGGCCACAAAGAAGTTATTGATCTCGTTGATCTGGTTGGCGGCGTCGTCAGCGAAGCGCTTGTTGTCGATGATCAGGTGGTAcgcgatggccagctggtcgTGTGGATCGCCGCTGAGCAGCGAGTTGTGCACCTCGAGCTCCTTGACCCCGAACTTGGTGCAGACCTCGGCCACGGCATAGGTGTCAATGACATTCGAGTCTTGCTCAATCGACGAGGGGAAGAGGTAGGCGGGCAGCTCCTTCTGGAACCACTCGTGCTTCTTGATCTCCTCGATGTTGGCCCGCTTGAGGGGATCCACCTGCAGCATCTGGCACACCAGATTGACCACCTGCTTGTTGAGGTACTCCGGTATGGGGAAGATGCCCGATTTGATCTTTCGGAAGAGCGTCGGCACGTGCTCATCGTCGAAGGGCAGCGTGCCGCAGAGCAGGGCGTACAGAATGACGCCGCACGACCAGATGTCCACCTCGGGACCGGCATACAACTTGCCCGAGATCACCTCGGGCGCCGCATAGTTGGGAGAGCCGCACGAGGTGCGCAGGAACTCTCCGTCCAGCATCATGTTCGATAGCCCAAAGTCAGCGATCTTCACGTGCATGTTGTGGTCGAGCAGGAGGTTCTCCGGCTTCAGGTCGCGGTGCACAATCATGTGCCGGTGACAGTAATCCACGCCCGAGATGATCTGCTGGAAGAAGCGACGCGCCTGATGCTCCTGCAGCTTGCCGTGTTTCACGATGTAGTCGAACAGTTCGCCGCCGCTCACGTACTCCATGATCATGAAGATGTCCGATGGGGTGGAGATCACCTAAGGGAAAAGGGCAAGGGGGAACTTATCACACAGGACTTCGGGACACAGGAATTCAAGACTCCTTACCTGATAAAGCTTAATGATGTGCGGATGCCGGAAGAGCTTCAGATTCTGGATCTCTCGCCGAATCTTACCTACCACATCTAGGCTCTTGATCTTCTGCCTGTTAAGAATCTTGACAGCAACCTTGACGCGCGTAATCTGATGCTCACCGATCTTTACCTTACCAAAGGTGCCCGTACCGAGCGTGGCGCCCAACAGATAATGGCCGATTTTCACTAGCGGCTGGCCATTGACGGTGcccgccgccgctgcctcAGCGGCCGCAGCCCTCGTCTGGGGCATTTCGCTGTCGCGTCACTGCGGCGGCCACTCGAATTGAGTTACCAAGCCACTAGACGGAGACGCACTATGCTGTCGCTGCAGTAGCAGCAAGTGGCAAGCACTGCCCGAGGGAGGGTAGAACGTGAGCAGGAAGAGGGGAGCGACGAGCGGGGGAAGGTCGTTATCTCGTTTATTGCGTAGTCCGCTATCCCCTCTGTGGCTGTCGCTGGTCACTGTCTTTCTGATAACTCTCAGTTTCCAATCCACTTGGGTGAAATTGGATGCCGTGGGGCAGCTTCGTAGTCGCCAATTGTGTATTGTAGCGACAGTTTAACTATTGCTTAAAGTTTTTTGTGGGGCTTTTCCTCTCGTTTAATTGACATTGGAATACACGGTGTGTTTTCCAACACAGTGGTGCTGTTCCAGCAGCTGTTTTCGAATCGCTCCTTCTCGCTCTTGCCTGGAAGGCGGAAACGAGAGGTCGATAAGTCATTTGGTGAACTGTAATCGATAGCTATCGCCCCCAACAGTCAACATATTGAGCGCGTTCATTTTGAACAGGTTAACAACTTGGTTAAAGCGCGGAAAATAATACTgtttgtaaattcttcttgtagctccATCGTATCCTTCCTCTTTACTTACAAAAAGAAACCACGAGATCTTTCACCTCAAGTGCACTAAAAATCTTCAAGTTTCATAATATTTGTGTGTATTTAGAAAGCCACTGTTTACATCTTCGTTCGTCCGGTTGTAGGCGCTCGCTCACTAAAGGAGGAACAGAATTAAGAAAACACATCAGTTTTGTCAAAAACTCTGTATATTTGGCAAAGTCCGAAACGGTTTTATAGTGACAGGTAATTTTATCTTAACTAATACATTAAttttgaaatttgaaatttgcaCGGgtttgccaaaaaaagcttTGGTTCTAGCACTCTTCTCTTTTTTCCCTTCTCAAGAGGACTCACCGTTGAATTGGCAGGACCTCTGCTCACAGAGACGCACTTTGGCACCAGGACACTTTGATACTCGTTGGCACGACTCCGTTTCATGACTTTCACAGCTACTGGCTGTGGCTTGTACTTTTGTATTTGGCTTATGTTGTTTGTATGGAATCCGTGATCATATACTCCACTGGTCTCTGGGGTATTGCTGTCCATGTCCTAgaatgacaaaaaaaaaaccagtcTCGTTGCCTATTCCCTATCATCCAACTCCCTCAAGCCTATCCTTCGTATATTACAACCTCCCTTTAGATTTCCTTTGCCTAATTTTCTGGTTCTGTGCACTTTTAAGATACTAATTCATTCGATTTGTTCAGTTACATTGCATATAGTATGTCATATATTAAATTCTGTTACACTTATAAAAAGGTTCTCTTACAAATAAATCTCTCATTTGGTTTTCTGTGCTCTTGGGATAAATCGTTGTCATTAATCTAAACGTAAAGggcttttttttcttcttataCGACGGCACTGAGCTACTCCGTCCCTCGGTTGCTTACGAACTACATTAAATGTGTATATTTAATACAAATTTAACTATTCGACAAGAGCAGCCTTCTTCACACGCTGACAATGCTGCTATGTTATTATCTTAACACTTGTTCATGCTACAAtagttgttttgttttgatagTTTTATCTTACAAAATAAGCTCGTCTCGTTGATTTGTGGTAGGTCCCGGTCGGGTCTGATCCCCAGGTGGCGACTGTACCCTCGACTTGTTGCCGTTGtcgtctctctctttctgtatCACGCTAGGGTGCCATATTGCTTTGCACTATGCTCGCTCCTGCTCTCGCTAACATGCTGCGCGTCTCATCTCATCTTATCGTCACCTCTCGCTCTTTTTCAGAGCTAACAATTAAGTCTGTGTGTCTGACTTGATGTTTATAACGTATAACGgttaatatatatgtaatggtatctttttattttatatttaacgTTAATTACATGTATTTTTCGGCTTGTTTCTTTcagttttttcttctttttttaaatttagtctgaaaaaaaaacacgtaCCTTATCTATGATAATTCTACAAGACTagggttttatttttataggTTTATATTTAgtcaaaaaaaatttttttaagAGTTATAATATTGATATTTCTACTCTATCAAAGGCGTTTT contains:
- the LOC108152076 gene encoding 5'-AMP-activated protein kinase catalytic subunit alpha-2: MPQTRAAAAEAAAAGTVNGQPLVKIGHYLLGATLGTGTFGKVKIGEHQITRVKVAVKILNRQKIKSLDVVGKIRREIQNLKLFRHPHIIKLYQVISTPSDIFMIMEYVSGGELFDYIVKHGKLQEHQARRFFQQIISGVDYCHRHMIVHRDLKPENLLLDHNMHVKIADFGLSNMMLDGEFLRTSCGSPNYAAPEVISGKLYAGPEVDIWSCGVILYALLCGTLPFDDEHVPTLFRKIKSGIFPIPEYLNKQVVNLVCQMLQVDPLKRANIEEIKKHEWFQKELPAYLFPSSIEQDSNVIDTYAVAEVCTKFGVKELEVHNSLLSGDPHDQLAIAYHLIIDNKRFADDAANQINEINNFFVAGSPPPPPIATHASHETPGHASGQTPLATVTVGGGTAASSGSATPVPPGVAPPSSSVLAAIRPHPERIAPMRDRQLAMSVQNSGGAAFPEKTARGGTPIKRAKWHLGIRSQSKPNDIMLEVYRAMKALNYEWKIINPYHVRVRRQNVKTGKFSKMSLQLYQVDAKSYLLDFKSLTNEEVEQGDDVIMESLTPPPLSVTGLMPLQPTGHHTMEFFEMCAALIIQLAR